The Mytilus trossulus isolate FHL-02 chromosome 3, PNRI_Mtr1.1.1.hap1, whole genome shotgun sequence genome contains a region encoding:
- the LOC134709223 gene encoding N-alpha-acetyltransferase 40-like, giving the protein MGRKSDKSKEKKKQRKEESAKMVVSRAKVDKANKVPDPMDFVKPFRKFERNGLSLTIEFKRITDMSEEEIQWAFDLTKKNMQTLYEDSEWGWKDKDKREEMTEDKALYLIARDTNNKPVAFTHFRFDIEIDEEVLYCYEIQVIDDVRRKGIGKFIVQILELMAYQTEMTKVMLTTFKHNKVAQGFFKNTMKYVIDEISPEDPLFEEGYHYEILSKAIKQKPNKTGDASNDQSNKAVVEPMQTSPVKAS; this is encoded by the exons ATGGGT agaaaATCAGATAAgtcaaaagaaaagaagaaacaGAGAAAAGAG GAATCAGCAAAAATGGTGGTGTCAAGGGCAAAAGTTGATAAAGCAAATAAA gTGCCAGACCCTATGGATTTTGTGAAACCATTcagaaaatttgaaagaaatgg ATTGAGTTTGACCATTGAGTTTAAACGTATAACTGATATGAGTGAAGAAGAAATACAATGGGCATTTGATCtcacaaagaaaaatatgcaaacatt ATATGAAGACAGTGAATGGGGATGGAAAGATAAGGACAAGAGAGAAGAAATGACGGAAGACAAAGCCCTGTACCTGATAGCAAGAGATACTAATAATAAACCTGTAGCATTTACACATTTTAGATTTGATATAGAAATTGATGAAGAAGTTCTATATTG CTATGAAATCCAAGTTATAGATGATGTCAGAAGAAAAGGCATTGGAAAATTTATTGTACAGATATTAGAATTAATGGCATATCA AACAGAGATGACAAAGGTGATGTTAACAACATTTAAACATAACAAAGTGGCTCAGGGtttctttaaaaacacaatGAA GTATGTTATAGATGAAATCTCACCTGAAGATCCATTATTTGAGGAGGGCTATCATTATGAAATACTCAGTAAAGCGATCAAACAGAAGCCAAACAAGACAGGTGATGCCAGTAACGACCAATCAAATAAAGCTGTTGTAGAACCAATGCAGACGTCACCTGTCAAAGCATCGTAG